A window of Acinonyx jubatus isolate Ajub_Pintada_27869175 chromosome E4, VMU_Ajub_asm_v1.0, whole genome shotgun sequence contains these coding sequences:
- the GPATCH2 gene encoding G patch domain-containing protein 2 isoform X4, with protein MFGAAGRQPIGAPAAGNSWHFSRTMEELVHDLVSALEESSEQARGGFAETGDHSRSISCPLKRQARKRRGRKRRSYNVHHPWETGHCLSEGSDSSLEEPSKDYRENHNNNKKDHSDSDDQMLVAKRRPSSNLNNNVRGKRPLWHESDFAVDSLGNRTLRRRRKVKRMAVDLPQDISNKRTMTQPLEGCRDQDMDSDRAYQYQEFTKNKVKKRKLKIIRQGPKIQDEGVVLESEEISQTSKDKMDYEEQKVSDELMSESDSSSLSSTDAGLFTNDEGRQGDDEQSDWFYEKESGGACGITGVVPWWEKEDPTELDKNLPDPVFESILTGSFPLMSHPGRRGFQARLSRLHGLPSKNIKKSGGTTTSMATNWTSEIPL; from the exons ATGTTCGGGGCCGCCGGGCGCCAACCGATCGGAGCTCCAGCCGCCGGGAACAGCTG gCATTTCAGTCGAACCATGGAAGAACTGGTTCATGATCTTGTCTCAGCATTGGAGGAGAGCTCAGAGCAAGCTCGAGGTGGATTTGCTGAAACAGGAGATCATTCTCGAAGTATATCTTGCCCTCTGAAACGCCAGgcaaggaaaaggagagggagaaaacggAGATCATATAATGTTCACCACCCATGGGAGACTGGTCACTGCTTAAGTGAAGGCTCTGACTCTAGTTTAGAGGAACCAAGCAAGGACTATAGagagaatcacaataataataaaaaagatcacAGTGACTCGGATGACCAAATGTTAGTGGCTAAGCGCAGGCCATCATCAAACTTAAATAATAATGTACGAGGAAAAAGACCTCTGTGGCACGAATCTGACTTTGCCGTGGACAGCCTTGGGAACAGAACTCTGCGCAGAAGGAGAAAGGTAAAACGCATGGCCGTGGACCTCCCACAGGACATCTCTAACAAACGGACAATGACCCAGCCCCTTGAAGGTTGTAGAGATCAGGACATGGACAGTGATAGAGCTTACCAATATCAAGAGTTTACCAAGAACAAagtcaaaaaaaggaaattgaaaataattagacAAGGACCAAAAATCCAAGATGAAGGAGTAGTTTTAGAAAGTGAGGAAATAAGCCAGACCAGTAAGGACAAAATGGACTACGAAGAGCAAAAAGTCTCAGACGAACTCATGAGTGAAAG TGATTCCAGCAGTCTCAGCAGCACCGATGCTGGTTTATTTACCAATGATGAGGGAAGGCAAG GTGACGATGAGCAGAGTGACTGGTTTTATGAGAAGGAATCAGGTGGAGCATGTGGCATCACTGGGGTCGTGCCCTGGTGGGAAAAGGAAGATCCTACAGAGCTAGACAAAAATTTACCAGATCCTGTCTTTGAAAGTATCTTAACTGGTTCTTTCCCTCTTATGTCACATCCGGGAAGAAGAG GTTTCCAAGCTAGACTCAGTCGCCTTCATGGACTGCCTtccaagaacattaaaaaatcaggagGGACCACAACTTCAATG GCTACAAACTGGACCAGTGAGATTCCCCTATAA